The following proteins are encoded in a genomic region of Neoarius graeffei isolate fNeoGra1 chromosome 6, fNeoGra1.pri, whole genome shotgun sequence:
- the c6h15orf39 gene encoding uncharacterized protein C15orf39 homolog translates to MNSKRVQSFMDPLPQGKRARLEGSMGTVGTSGLSNTNSLPQYSQDKSLPYRHAYMSCSLRGQEALDVPAPWNPSRILVRNGGSPVVHPSATKGSITDPVIYRPESMNFPEDNGSPTVAEEVVVKQKLACCTRSQSKHSPNTAGLMTPAPFRKIPINCTSLSPSAAEKSGELAIPKPVYGHSPCCAGQKSYTMDQGLQRMPQQMFEDDRMAYYGHWACLHKKESEALMQQRLLPFEHCGERVPLKDVPTEGYRDLSLSKPQRVSAFSDVRQSNFMYNHVHPFVPSSPDHCQRFQPRQAHKELAPMYEPVPGMQYGARMQIYQDCPHTSKDQDVFHHSLLYCPKNNIDVYRPENSQQMSGQSPIPQPFFRDFKNPYTMYPLGHPVVRNISAYPAYRTHLNTRYVNPFNKRPFCPPVMQQVEQPLDFSLRREQNADSNQEQPPKGHLGIKGTFQHTEPQDHYQLSNNLRLENSSSDSPCPRQDNCHFKSHSYTASPTCTHDLFNKKQSLCFSDKPGNGIVLSKKHKVETDKSCENDSLVKLQAVHQLKTIETKQPSSPPMPVINKVFSLAPYKAYLEATGVLSSAQDPSCPMLAPDSKPPKDEPEAQNAETKTNLDKDFFKLNVKTEKIEPDGMACWSKKERCSPVIGQNNLNVNYKDEQDNLESTENETKHSLVIKSGCSSHSKSVTPEMPERPLERAVACSMRDGVAVPIQDHDKKQSNFPAPLSAKLPSPTQTNQGRFSLSNIPPHCLKLTSFKIILPEVFKTPVSPVPEVLRSPVENKVAISSKQARYQFMELHQSLCRLVSACISQTSHCELRNWLSRLDLDESASPPAKIQNVSCLLGSKGREVWLKDEEIMRALQKVLYQLENYVRIQECPFPHVIRAGTVFIPMLVVKEVLFPQVQGTFIDQVLQEHRVELRPTTLSEERQLTQLHKRAFSSKLRRLLSLKHLPDIYPDVLNLVYYADVCRFLDSTPTDDAQKE, encoded by the coding sequence ATGAACAGTAAGCGGGTGCAGAGTTTCATGGATCCTCTACCTCAAGGCAAGAGAGCAAGACTAGAGGGTTCCATGGGTACTGTGGGCACTTCAGGGCTTTCCAACACCAACAGCCTGCCTCAGTACTCCCAAGATAAGTCTTTACCATACAGACACGCCTATATGTCATGCTCTCTCCGTGGACAAGAGGCTTTAGATGTCCCCGCACCTTGGAATCCCTCTCGGATTTTAGTGAGAAATGGAGGGAGCCCTGTGGTTCATCCTTCAGCCACAAAGGGGTCAATTACAGATCCAGTCATTTATAGGCCTGAAAGCATGAATTTCCCCGAGGACAATGGCTCCCCCACTGTAGCAGAAGAAGTGGTAGTGAAGCAGAAGCTTGCCTGCTGTACTAGAAGTCAGAGTAAACACAGCCCTAATACTGCGGGATTAATGACCCCTGCACCTTTCAGGAAAATCCCTATAAATTGCACAAGTTTATCCCCCTCAGCAGCAGAAAAATCTGGTGAACTTGCTATTCCAAAACCAGTGTATGGACATAGTCCTTGCTGTGCTGGCCAAAAGAGCTATACTATGGACCAAGGGCTGCAAAGGATGCCCCAGCAAATGTTTGAAGATGATCGGATGGCATATTATGGTCACTGGGCATGCCTGCATAAAAAGGAGTCGGAAGCCTTGATGCAGCAGAGATTATTGCCATTTGAGCACTGTGGAGAGAGGGTACCGTTAAAAGACGTACCCACGGAAGGCTACCGTGATCTCAGCCTAAGCAAACCTCAAAGGGTTTCTGCATTTTCCGATGTACGCCAGAGCAACTTTATGTATAACCATGTTCACCCATTTGTCCCCTCTTCACCAGATCACTGCCAACGTTTCCAGCCTAGACAGGCACATAAGGAACTGGCTCCTATGTATGAGCCAGTGCCTGGGATGCAATATGGAGCACGCATGCAGATTTATCAAGATTGTCCTCACACATCTAAGGATCAAGATGTATTTCACCATTCCTTGCTTTATTGTCCAAAGAATAACATTGATGTTTACAGACCTGAGAATTCTCAGCAAATGTCTGGGCAGAGTCCTATTCCTCAACCTTTCTTTAGAGATTTCAAGAATCCTTACACTATGTATCCTCTTGGCCACCCAGTTGTCAGGAACATATCTGCTTATCCTGCTTATAGAACACACTTAAATACAAGATATGTGAACCCATTCAATAAGAGACCATTTTGCCCTCCTGTCATGCAGCAGGTAGAACAACCCCTGGACTTTTCCCTACGGCGAGAGCAGAATGCAGACTCCAACCAGGAACAACCTCCTAAAGGACACCTTGGAATTAAAGGGACTTTCCAACATACTGAGCCCCAAGACCACTATCAGCTTTCAAATAATTTACGTCTTGAAAATTCATCCTCGGACAGTCCTTGTCCGAGACAAGATAATTGTCATTTTAAGAGTCACAGTTATACAGCTTCTCCCACATGCACTCATGATTTATTCAATAAAAAGCAGAGTTTATGTTTTTCAGACAAACCAGGTAATGGTATTGTCCTATCTAAAAAGCACAAGGTGGAAACTGACAAAAGCTGTGAAAATGATTCTTTGGTTAAACTTCAAGCAGTACACCAGCTGAAAACTATTGAGACTAAGCAACCTTCTTCCCCTCCAATGCCAGTAATTAACAAAGTCTTTAGTCTGGCTCCTTACAAAGCCTACTTGGAAGCTACAGGTGTTTTGTCATCTGCACAAGATCCCAGTTGTCCAATGCTGGCACCTGACTCAAAGCCACCAAAAGACGAACCAGAAGCACAAAACGcagaaacaaaaacaaatttgGACAAAGACTTTTTTAAATTGAATGTCAAAACTGAGAAAATAGAGCCTGATGGAATGGCATGTTGGtcaaaaaaagagagatgcagtcCTGTGATTGGTCAAAACAACCTTAATGTAAATTATAAAGATGAACAAGATAATTTAGAATCAACAGAGAATGAAACCAAACACAGCCTAGTTATAAAGAGTGGCTGTTCTTCACATTCAAAGTCAGTTACACCGGAAATGCCAGAGCGTCCCCTTGAACGTGCTGTTGCGTGTAGTATGAGGGATGGAGTTGCTGTGCCAATTCAAGACCATGACAAAAAACAATCTAATTTTCCAGCCCCTTTGTCTGCCAAACTCCCAAGTCCAACTCAAACAAATCAGGGAAGATTTTCCCTCAGTAACATCCCTCCTCATTGTCTTAAACTGACTAGCTTTAAAATAATTTTGCCAGAAGTCTTCAAAACTCCCGTCTCTCCGGTCCCTGAGGTTCTTCGGTCTCCTGTTGAGAATAAAGTAGCCATAAGCAGTAAGCAAGCCCGTTATCAGTTCATGGAGCTTCACCAGTCACTCTGCAGACTTGTATCAGCTTGCATTTCTCAAACCTCACATTGTGAACTCAGGAACTGGTTATCTAGATTGGACCTGGATGAGTCTGCTTCTCCTCCAGCAAAAATCCAAAATGTCTCATGCCTTCTGGGTTCCAAGGGGAGGGAGGTGTGGCTGAAAGATGAAGAGATTATGAGAGCACTCCAGAAAGTTCTTTACCAGCTTGAGAACTATGTCAGAATTCAAGAGTGCCCCTTTCCTCATGTCATCAGAGCAGGGACTGTGTTCATCCCCATGCTGGTGGTGAAGGAGGTGCTGTTTCCTCAGGTCCAGGGCACGTTTATAGACCAGGTTCTACAAGAGCATCGAGTTGAGTTGCGGCCGACCACGCTGTCAGAGGAAAGGCAGCTGACTCAGCTCCACAAGCGAGCTTTTTCTTCTAAACTAAGGCGGCTCCTATCTCTCAAACACCTGCCAGATATCTATCCAGATGTCCTCAACCTCGTCTACTATGCTGATGTCTGCAGATTCCTTG